One region of Agelaius phoeniceus isolate bAgePho1 chromosome 12, bAgePho1.hap1, whole genome shotgun sequence genomic DNA includes:
- the CIAO2B gene encoding cytosolic iron-sulfur assembly component 2B, whose amino-acid sequence MVGPGPGAAPLENANPLIYRRSGERPVTAREEDDELPDAIDDREIFDLIRSINDPEHPLTLEELNVVEQMRVKVDDAQSTVSVEFTPTIPHCSMATLIGLSIKVKLLRSLPERFKLDVHITPGTHASEHAVNKQLADKERVAAALENTHLLEVVNQCLSARS is encoded by the exons ATGGTGGGTCCGGGCCCCGGCGCGGCTCCGCTGGAGAACGCGAACCCGCTCATCTACCGCCGCTCCGGGGAGCGCCCCGTGACCGCCCGCGAGGAGGACGATGAGCTGCCCGACGCCATCGACGACCGAGAGATCTTCGAT CTCATCCGCTCCATCAATGACCCCGAGCACCCGCTCACCCTGGAGGAGCTGAACGTCGTCGAGCAAATGCGAGTGAAA GTGGACGATGCCCAGAGCACGGTGTCGGTGGAGTTCACGCCCACCATCCCTCACTGCAGCATGGCCACCCTCATCGGCCTCTCCATCAAGGTCAAACTGCTCCGCTCGCTGCCCGAGAGGTTCAAG CTGGATGTTCATATAACGCCAGGAACACATGCCTCTGAGCACGCAG TTAACAAACAGCTCGCTGATAAGGAGCGGGTGGCAGCTGCTTTGGAAAACACTCACCTGCTGGAAGTGGTGAATCAGTGTTTGTCTGCTCGGTCATGA
- the LOC129125587 gene encoding fatty acyl-CoA hydrolase precursor, medium chain-like: MSPASPIASLCAWFGFVALLVCGAEGQSGAGPEVTIALGRLKGTQTNVKGTDKLVNVFLGIPFAKAPLGSLRFSPPEPPEPWTGVRDATSYPPLCPQDLSLLKTAEKNFKEKHLAFQTSEDCLYLSVYSPAGSSKKDKLPVMVWIHGGNFIFGGAARYDGSALSAYENVVVVLIQYRLGLLGYFNTGDEHAPGNWAYLDQVAALRWVQGNIEHFGGDPASVTLFGISAGSCSVFAHVLSPLSKGLFHKAIAESGIIIPPSKDLRLSTDLEKIAKIFKCDRSSSLSLLDCLRKLEAEHIVLNSKEISFLPLVLDGVFLHKPPEEILAGKEFNAVPFMIGVTNNEFGWNIRSTSKMKGLREIGDRKSIASTVEVFLPMIDVPSDFLPMILDEYLGDTEDPAELRDGFLDLLGDMAIVMPAIKALNYHKESGAPTYFFEFQHRASAFRDSKPDYVKADHGDEVGFVFGGPFLAGDIQLRSEVTEEEKNLSRTLMKYWANFARNGNPNGEGLVEWPSYNLDEEYLQINLQQKKDRKLKEKKVEFWKKVILEKTNSKSTENKKFKLEL; this comes from the exons ATGTCTCCTGCGAGCCCGATCGCGTCGCTTTGTGCCTGGTTTGGGTTTGTAGCGCTCCTCGTGTGCGGGGCAGAAG GACAGAGTGGTGCTGGGCCAGAAGTGACCATTGCACTTGGACGGCTCAAAGGAACACAGACAAATGTGAAGGGCACAGACAAGCTTGTAAATGTTTTCCTCGGAATTCCTTTTGCAAAAGCCCCTCTTGGATCCTTGAGGTTTTCTCCGCCTGAACCACCTGAACCCTGGACTGGTGTGAGAGATGCAACTTCTTACCCACCGCT cTGTCCTCAAGATCTGTCCCTGttgaaaacagctgaaaaaaactttaaagaaaAGCACCTTGCATTCCAAACTTCTGAGGACTGTTTATATCTCAGTGTTTACAGCCCTGCTGGCTCAAGCAAGAAGGACAAGTTACCT GTAATGGTGTGGATCCATGGAGGCAATTTCATATTTGGTGGTGCTGCTCGGTATGATGGCTCTGCACTGTCAGCCTATGAGAATGTTGTGGTGGTATTAATTCAGTACAGACTGGGACTCCTTGGATACTTCAA CACTGGTGACGAGCACGCCCCTGGGAACTGGGCGTACCTGGACCAGGTCGCTGCCCTTCGGTGGGTGCAAGGAAACATCGAGCACTTTGGTGGAGACCCAGCTTCTGTCACTCTCTTTGGGATATCTGCAGGATCTTGCTCTGTTTTTGCACAT GTGTTATCTCCTTTATCTAAGGGTCTCTTTCATAAAGCAATAGCAGAGAGTGGAATTATAATTCCCCCCAGTAAAGATTTACGTCTTTCAACAGATCTTGAG aaaattgCCAAAATCTTCAAATGTGATAGAAGCagttccctctccctgctggacTGCTTGAGGAAGCTGGAAGCAGAGCACATAGTCCTTAACAGCAAG GAAATCTCATTTCTACCCTTAGTTTTGGATGGAGTGTTTCTTCATAAGCCACCTGAGGAGATATTGGCTGGAAAAGAATTCAATGCAGTCCCGTTCATGATAGGAGTCACCAACAATGAATTTGGCTGGAACATTAGATCG ACATCAAAAATGAAAGGTTTGAGGGAAATAGGAGATAGAAAATCAATTGCCTCAACTGTAGAGGTTTTTCTACCAATGATT GATGTACCCTCAGATTTTCTGCCCATGATCTTAGATGAATATCTGGGAGACACAGAGGACCCTGCAGAGCTTCGGGACGGATTCCTGGACCTGCTGGGGGACATGGCAATTGTCATGCCAGCCATTAAAGCACTGAATTATCATAAGG AGTCTGGAGCTCCCACCTACTTCTTTGAGTTCCAGCACCGGGCCAGTGCATTCAGGGACAGCAAACCTGACTATGTGAAGGCTGACCATGGGGATGAAGTTGGCTTTGTCTTTGGGGGGCCATTTCTGGCTGGGGACATCCAGCTCCGCA GTGAGGTtacagaggaagagaagaacCTCAGCAGAACTCTAATGAAGTACTGGGCTAACTTTGCTCGAAATGG AAATCCTAATGGAGAGGGTCTGGTTGAATGGCCATCTTACAACCTAGATGAAGAATACTTGCAGATAAATCTACAacaaaagaaagacagaaagttgaaagaaaagaaggtaGAATTCTGGAAAAAAGTGATCCTTGAAAAGACAAATagcaaaagcacagaaaataagAAGTTTAAATTAGAGTTATAG
- the RRAD gene encoding GTP-binding protein RAD, with translation MTLNRGDKRRGSTPFAAQQHLHRRSMPVDERDLRPLPPEELSGLVRCTSYSPGGQHRQSWASDSSDSVISSGSDSDGSLYKVILLGEHGVGKTSLARIFGGVEDCADAEEAGNTYDRSIIVDGEEASLVVFDIWEQDDSQWLQNHCMKMGDAYIIVYSVTDKVSFEKASELRIQLRRARQTEDIPIILVGNKSDLVRSREVSVDEGRACAVVFDCKFIETSAALHHNVKDLFEGIVRQIRLRKDSKEDNARRMANAKRRESISKKAKRFLGRIVAKNNKKMAFKAKSKSCHDLSVL, from the exons ATGACCCTGAACCGCGGGGACAAGCGGCGCGGCAGCACGCCGTTCGCGGcgcagcagcacctgcaccgCCGCAGCATGCCCGTGGACGAGCGCGACCTGCGGCCGCTGCCGCCCGAGGAGCTGTCGGGCTTGGTGCGCTGCACCTCGTACAGCCCCGGCGGGCAGCACCGCCAGAGCTGGGCCTCCGACTCCTCCGACTCCGTCATCTCCTCGGGCAGCGACTCCGACGGCAGCCTCTACAAGGTGATCCTGCTGGGCGAGCACGGCGTCGGCAAGACCAGCCTGGCGCGCATCTTCGGCGGCGTGGAGGACTGCGCGGACGCCGAGGAGGCCG GAAATACATACGACAGATCAATTATAGTTGATGGAGAAGAAGCGTCTCTGGTGGTGTTCGATATATGGGAGCAG GATGACAGCCAATGGCTCCAGAACCACTGCATGAAAATGGGAGATGCCTATATTATTGTCTACTCAGTGACAGACAAAGTTAGTTTTGAGAAGGCTTCTGAGCTAAGAATCCAGCTGAGAAGAGCAAGGCAGACAGAAGATATTCCTATTATCCTTGTGGGAAATAAAAGTGACCTGGTCAGGTCCCGGGAGGTCTCAGTTGATG aGGGCCGGGCCTGTGCCGTGGTGTTTGACTGCAAGTTCATCGAGACCTCGGCAGCTCTGCACCACAACGTGAAGGACCTGTTTGAGGGCATCGTGCGGCAGATCCGGCTGCGCAAGGACAGCAAGGAGGACAACGCGCGCAGGATGGCCAACGCCAAGAGGAGGGAGAGCATCAGCAAGAAGGCCAAGCGCTTCCTCGGCAGGATTGTGGCCAAGAACAACAAGAAGATGGCTTTCAAAGCAAAATCAAAGTCTTGCCACGACTTGTCGGTGCTATAG